A genomic segment from Halorussus sp. MSC15.2 encodes:
- a CDS encoding acetate--CoA ligase, whose protein sequence is MVDSSPDEREWVSPPESFVETANVTAADCEAFREAGWPECWKRPADLLDWGRSFDSVLDDEGTTRWFPGGRLNASYNCVDRHVEAGRGEEIAISWEGKLGETRTYSYRELADEVNAFAAALREMGVGEDDVVTLYLPMIPELPVAMLACARIGAPHSVVFAGFSADALATRLEGAESEYLVTCDGYYRRGAALDLKRRADNACLSVDHGVEQVVVNRLDDDPAAGDHRAYADLVADHAGAEIEPVSRETDDLLFLIYTSGTTGEPTLVRHTTGGYLTHVAWTSHAVLDLGPEDTHWCSADVGWITGHSYAVYGPLALGATTVLYEGTPDHPETDRLWEIIERNEVDVFYTAPTSIRAFMKWGEQHPESHDLSSLRLLGTVGEPIDETAWHWYRDHVGDGECPVVDTWWQTETGGIVLSTLPGVDRMRPGAVGKSLPGIETDVVDELGESAPPGESGQLVVTRPWPGMARSLCEGSGWGARRTRTVGGEWQYATGDNAVRDEDGYVHLLGRADDVLKVSDRRLSTTEIESAIVGVGGVAEAAVVVGEDADAVRKSEIHAFVSPESNVAGDDALRGRVREAVEEAIGPIAAPDVVTFTPSLPKTRSGKVVRRYLAAIANGEDLGDTSALRNPEVVGELESLLDR, encoded by the coding sequence ATGGTCGATAGCAGTCCCGACGAACGCGAGTGGGTGTCGCCGCCGGAGTCGTTCGTCGAAACGGCGAACGTCACGGCGGCCGACTGCGAAGCGTTCCGCGAGGCGGGGTGGCCCGAGTGCTGGAAGCGACCCGCCGACCTGCTGGACTGGGGCCGCTCGTTCGACTCGGTACTCGACGACGAGGGGACCACTCGCTGGTTCCCCGGCGGGCGACTCAACGCCTCGTACAACTGCGTGGACCGCCACGTCGAGGCGGGTCGCGGCGAGGAAATCGCCATCTCGTGGGAGGGGAAACTCGGCGAGACCCGGACGTACAGTTACCGGGAACTCGCCGACGAGGTGAACGCGTTCGCCGCGGCGCTCCGCGAGATGGGCGTCGGCGAGGACGACGTGGTCACGCTCTACCTGCCGATGATTCCCGAACTGCCGGTCGCCATGCTGGCGTGCGCCCGCATCGGCGCACCCCACTCGGTCGTCTTCGCGGGGTTCTCCGCGGACGCCCTCGCGACTCGGTTGGAGGGCGCGGAGTCGGAGTACCTCGTGACCTGCGACGGCTACTACCGGCGGGGGGCCGCGCTCGACCTGAAGCGCAGGGCGGACAACGCCTGTCTGTCGGTGGACCACGGCGTCGAGCAGGTCGTGGTGAACCGCCTCGACGACGACCCCGCGGCGGGCGACCACCGCGCCTACGCCGACCTCGTGGCCGACCACGCCGGGGCGGAAATCGAACCCGTCTCGCGCGAGACCGACGACCTCCTCTTTCTCATCTACACCTCAGGAACGACGGGCGAACCCACGCTGGTCCGCCACACCACCGGCGGCTACCTGACACACGTCGCGTGGACCAGCCACGCCGTCCTCGATTTGGGTCCCGAGGACACCCACTGGTGTTCGGCCGACGTGGGCTGGATTACGGGCCACTCCTACGCGGTGTACGGCCCGCTCGCGCTCGGCGCGACCACCGTCCTCTACGAGGGGACGCCCGACCACCCAGAGACCGACCGCCTCTGGGAGATAATCGAGCGCAACGAGGTGGACGTGTTCTACACCGCACCCACGTCCATCCGGGCGTTCATGAAGTGGGGCGAACAGCACCCAGAGAGCCACGACCTGTCGAGTCTGCGCCTGCTCGGGACCGTCGGCGAGCCCATCGACGAGACGGCGTGGCACTGGTACCGCGACCACGTCGGCGACGGCGAGTGCCCGGTCGTGGACACGTGGTGGCAGACCGAAACCGGCGGCATCGTCCTCTCGACGCTCCCCGGCGTTGACCGGATGCGCCCGGGAGCGGTCGGGAAGAGCCTCCCCGGCATCGAGACGGACGTCGTCGACGAGTTGGGCGAATCCGCTCCACCCGGAGAGTCGGGCCAACTGGTCGTCACGCGCCCGTGGCCGGGGATGGCCCGGTCGCTGTGCGAGGGGTCCGGGTGGGGCGCGCGCCGGACGCGCACCGTCGGCGGGGAGTGGCAGTACGCCACGGGCGACAACGCCGTCCGCGACGAGGACGGCTACGTCCACCTGCTCGGACGGGCCGACGACGTCCTCAAGGTCTCAGACAGGCGGCTGAGTACCACCGAAATCGAGTCGGCCATCGTCGGCGTCGGGGGCGTCGCGGAGGCCGCCGTCGTCGTGGGCGAGGACGCCGACGCCGTCCGGAAGTCGGAGATACACGCCTTCGTCAGCCCCGAGTCGAACGTGGCCGGCGACGACGCGCTCCGCGGGCGCGTCCGCGAGGCGGTCGAGGAGGCCATCGGCCCCATCGCGGCACCCGACGTGGTGACGTTCACGCCGTCGCTCCCGAAGACGCGCTCGGGGAAGGTCGTCCGCCGCTACCTCGCGGCCATCGCCAACGGGGAGGACCTCGGCGACACGAGCGCGCTCCGGAACCCGGAAGTCGTCGGCGAACTCGAATCGCTGCTGGACCGATAG
- a CDS encoding bacterio-opsin activator domain-containing protein, which translates to MAVESRDAFLTTAEYERLRRRAETYREDLVVALAGRVGLRASEITRVRPADLRERERGGEVHYLLTVPEGDGETREAYVPQEVAHDLRKFANANDVDRYDPLVDVSPRRVQMLVGDVADRTDGLRDVTCRDLRQHFAWRLLVEEGVAPRVVQAVGGWQSLQSLAPYLDDPTTAEVVEAFAEEPAAGPRIERRPLARQRGTADARSDDLLACAGALGEALADASTTEDAEQVVCDSLSDAYHAVWVCDERGDVRTSAAPKSTDGVPADVLDAAGVTDGENIADVKVIDTASAGGGLSDEALSSGALSGCSVAVAPLRSSETVHGLLCVAHDAFASADRTFVADVGRRVGRTVTAIARKQLLLADTGVALSLRTTDRGVFLVAASADLGCRFELEGVVPVEDHSLLYFVTASGAAVGGVLERVSSADAVDDARLIRDYGDGALFEFAVSGDSIAPMLVERGGTVRELSVEGGVADVSGVFSSRVDVRRVVEAVEEAFPATNLRSKRDVEEPVQSAATVQQTVHDRVTERQRTVLRAAYLAGYFEWPRGSTAEELAASMDVSSPTLHNHLRKAQQKVLEAVFDDPDPRTVDADGH; encoded by the coding sequence ATGGCCGTCGAATCCCGCGACGCGTTCCTGACGACCGCCGAGTACGAGCGCCTCCGGCGGCGGGCCGAGACGTACCGCGAGGACCTCGTGGTGGCACTCGCCGGGCGCGTCGGTCTCCGGGCCTCGGAGATAACCCGCGTTCGCCCGGCGGACCTCCGCGAGCGCGAGCGCGGCGGCGAGGTTCACTACCTGCTCACGGTGCCCGAGGGCGACGGCGAGACCCGCGAGGCGTACGTGCCACAGGAGGTGGCCCACGACCTCCGGAAGTTCGCCAACGCGAACGACGTGGACCGCTACGACCCGCTCGTGGACGTGTCGCCCCGGCGCGTTCAGATGCTGGTCGGCGACGTGGCCGACCGGACCGACGGACTCCGCGACGTGACCTGCCGGGACCTCCGCCAGCACTTCGCGTGGCGACTGCTCGTGGAGGAGGGCGTCGCCCCCCGAGTCGTGCAGGCGGTCGGCGGGTGGCAGAGCCTCCAGAGTCTCGCGCCGTACCTCGACGACCCGACCACCGCGGAGGTCGTGGAGGCTTTCGCCGAGGAACCGGCCGCAGGTCCGCGAATCGAACGCCGTCCGCTCGCCCGCCAGCGAGGCACCGCCGACGCGCGGAGCGACGACCTCCTCGCGTGCGCCGGCGCACTCGGCGAGGCGCTCGCGGACGCGTCCACGACCGAGGACGCCGAGCAGGTCGTCTGCGACAGTCTGTCCGACGCGTACCACGCGGTGTGGGTCTGCGACGAGCGCGGCGACGTCCGGACGAGCGCCGCCCCGAAGTCCACCGACGGCGTCCCCGCCGACGTTCTCGACGCGGCGGGCGTCACGGACGGTGAGAACATCGCAGACGTGAAAGTAATCGATACCGCGTCGGCCGGAGGAGGACTGTCCGACGAGGCGCTATCCAGCGGGGCGCTGTCGGGATGTTCGGTCGCCGTCGCGCCGCTCCGGTCGAGCGAGACGGTCCACGGACTGCTCTGCGTGGCCCACGATGCGTTCGCCTCGGCCGACCGGACGTTCGTCGCGGACGTCGGACGGCGCGTCGGCCGGACCGTCACCGCCATCGCTCGCAAGCAGTTGCTGTTGGCCGACACCGGCGTCGCGCTCTCGCTGCGGACCACCGACCGCGGCGTCTTCCTCGTGGCGGCCTCGGCCGACCTCGGGTGTCGGTTCGAACTCGAAGGCGTCGTCCCGGTCGAGGACCACTCGTTGCTCTACTTCGTCACTGCGAGCGGTGCCGCGGTGGGGGGCGTGTTGGAACGAGTGTCGAGCGCCGACGCCGTGGACGACGCCCGCCTCATCCGCGACTACGGCGACGGCGCGCTCTTCGAGTTCGCCGTCTCGGGCGACTCCATCGCGCCGATGCTGGTCGAGCGCGGCGGCACCGTCCGCGAACTCTCCGTCGAGGGCGGCGTCGCGGACGTGTCCGGGGTCTTCTCGTCGCGCGTAGACGTCCGGCGAGTCGTGGAGGCCGTCGAGGAGGCGTTCCCGGCGACGAATCTCCGGTCGAAGCGCGACGTCGAGGAACCGGTTCAGAGCGCGGCCACCGTCCAGCAGACTGTCCACGACCGCGTGACCGAGCGCCAGCGGACCGTCCTCCGGGCCGCCTACCTCGCCG